The genomic window GCACACTTTACCTCCCACGTACCTCCGGAGGCCTACGTGGTCTACTTGGATATGTATAGGCGGAGGTGTGGAGGTGCACGTGGAAGGTACAAGCCGTTAGATGTGGTATGAATAGCGGTATGTACCTTCCACGCACGTCCGCCTATGGATATCCATAACGTCTTTTTAACCAATAGAAACGTCACAACGACTGACTTCCAAGCCCGCACCCGCCTTCCGGTGAGCGAACGAGGGTATATAAAAGAACCAAGAAACGAGAGAAGAACAGCATTCGTAAAGAATACCAATGCATTTGCTGCAACTACAACTTTGTACCCTACTCATTGGAGTGTGGCTCTGTCAAGCTGCTAAGGTTGGTATACTAAACAACGACACCCCAAACTCGACAAAATGTCATTCTATACAGCTACACAATAAAATGACGGCAGACGAGCTAGCTCGGCTGCTTGGATCGAGATCTCTCGACGAAAGTAAGAAGGCTCTAGCTTGCTAAGGTGATTTAGTTCTCAGGGGCTGACTGTGTTCGTATAGTTCCAGACTACGACCTCGTATCCCCATTTCAAGTCGATGAACACGGATCGTTTCACAGTAACGATCTATCGACGATTCACTTGCGAACGCGACGCTCCGACTATCATCTCGTCAAAGACGTTCCGGCTCATTTCAAAGTGCCGGCGTTCGGCGACGTGCACCACTTGGCCGTCTCGCCTAACAACGAATTGCTGTCACCCGGCTTTCTCCTACAAGTTCACCTAGAGAATGGAAAAATCGACACGCACTACGAATATACTCATTCGCAGTACGTCGGCACGGTCCGAGGCGACGAAGACTCTCACGTGGCCATAAGCAATCACGGCGGAAATCTCGTAAGAACTCGTCACTGTGCTTCTAGGCGTATACTTCCTACTGATTCTTTTCAGATGGGTGTGATCATCACAGCTAATATGACCCTGATGCTTCAGCCTCTTCCCGACCATCACTCGATCGGAAGCGTAGCCAACCCGGACAACCACACGCATATTGTGTACAGACGGCAAGCAAACGACGCCTTGACTACACGTCCGTACGGACGAGCGAGAGGAtgcgacgtcaacgaatccATACCTGCAGAAGATTACCAAGAGGCGCAACGCGGGGAATATTTACCGGGAGGAAAACTTCAAACTCTTGCGTCGGGGCTCGACCAGCAGTACGTTGTCGAagccatcgtcgtcggagatAAGGAGCTGCTCCGAAAATGGAATTACAACGTTAACAACGTCAAATATTATATCATCACCTTGATGAATATTGTAAGAAATGCGCCGAAATGTCTTGGACAAGTCTGACAGAACGTTTTGCTTAGGCATCGAGCATGTACAATAGAGACAAACTCGGCTACGACGTCCGGCTCGTTCTCACGCGAATAGCCATCTTTCAGTCTGAAAACGTAAGCCAATCTCAGCGAAGTGAcgtagaaagaaactcaTTATTTCTACCATACAGGCTCAGCGCGACCAACGTCTGTATATATCGCAAAATTCAAAGACGACGCTTGAGAGTTTCTGCGATTGGCAAGCGAGAACTAAACCTGAAGCAAACAGCAGACTTGCCTACGATCACGCCTTTCTATTTACGGGGTAAAAATTGTCTAATCAGAAAGCAAAGGCACTATatttaaatttaaatttttctGCAATAGTTACGGATTGTGCTTTGGCCGCAACGAAGACTGCTGGGAACTTGGTGCGTATTGTAAATACATCATCAAAGGAAGTAGTAGTAATGTAGTGTACTATCTAGGTCGCGCCTGGGTTCAAGGAATGTGCCGAGATAAGTACGCCTGCTCCGTTAACGCCGAAAAAGGCATGCAACTTGGATTCGTTTTTGCTCACGAGCTCGGACACAAGTGCGAACTGAATTTACCGATTTCTAGAATTTACTAACCACAATTTTAGTCTTGGAATGTCTCATGATGGTGCGAATGGAAGGTGCCGCGCTGAGAACGGCTACGTCATGAAATCGAGCACGGGGCTAGCCCAGAATATTTACCTTTGGTCAAGCTGCAGCAAGAACTATCTACTCAGTTATCTCAGGTATATTGAACCTGATTCTTAGCGGAAATAGAATAACATTAATTTGTTTATACAGTAAGGGCGACACACAATGTCTTCTCGACAAACCAAAgcatttcttttcgtcgttcggaAAAGACTACTATCGTCCGCCCGGCAGCATCTACTCCGTCGATCAACAGTGCCAATTCAGTTATGGTTCGCAAGCTACTTTCTGCCGAAAGGAGACGCGAGATTATGTAAGGCAAACGATGGTCAAAGTTGGCGTGAACTGAGTAAGAAATCTGTTGCTTAGAACGTGTGCGATAGACTCTACTGCGATGACAAAGACTGGCCTCGATGTGTAACGACATACACCGGAGCCGCTGACGGAACTCCGTGTGGAGATCAAAAGGTACAGTACAACTACACGAGTATCCTCTTTCCTCTCTCTTACCAGAGCGTCTTCATTGTCAAACAGGTGTGCTATGATAGGAGATGCGTTGCCAGAAACAGTGCGCCCGTTCCACAATTGCCCGAACCGAGCATGTTCAATCCGAGGCTCCGTTACGATGATCCCGACGGCACCGGCGTTACACTACCCGAGACCGAGAATACTCCTGAACCCCGGCCCACGCCGACTCCCGGGTGCATTCGCGACCCCAGTCGTGCCACTGTTCACGGCCAGTGGAGCGGTTGGTCGGCTCCGTCAGTATGCAGTCGATCGTGTGGCGGCGGATTTCAGAGGCAGGATCGCTTTTGCGACAGGCCAGCGTAAGAACCTAAACACAGCATACAGAAATGATTCGAAAACTCATCGCGTCTCTCTTAATTAACAGACCCCAAAACTGTGGTCAGGAATGTTTTGGCGACTCAACCCGCTACACTATGTGCAATACGCAGGTATTTTATCTAATTGTATATTTGGGAAATGCTatcgttgttttctttagactTGCCAAGACAAAACCGATGATCGTCTCCAACAGTGCCAAGATTTGGGCCAAGAATATTCTAGCAATGTCCCTAAAGGAGTCGTAATGGTTCCAAACTACGAAGGTATGCCTCTACTCGAATTTGtccaaaaaaaacaaacactAATTATCCGTTCTCAGTCGCTGAAGCCGATCGATGCAAGCTCTCGTGCAAATCCTCCAGTGACGTCAAGTATACTCTCATTGCTGCTGAAGTCAGAGACGGAACTACGTGCGACAGAGACACAAACGACCGATGTCTCTTGGGAAAGTGCGTGGTAAGGCCAAAACAAGAATTCAATCATAGGTGCACTGTATAATCGTTTGCACGCGTCTTTAGTCCGTTGGATGCGATAACATTATGGGATCCGCAAAGAAATTCGACCGTTGCGGAGTGTGCGGAGGAAACGGGGCCAACTGCGCGCCCGTTAAAGGCGTCTACAACATCAAGCAGCAGTGGCAAGGTCAGATACATTGCCTTATTTCGCAAAGTCTCATATACTAAATACGTTTAGGTTATCACACGGTCATTACTCTTCCTGCTAAGGCCAGAGACATCGTAGTGAAGGGAAGTGAAGCAACAAGTTTTGGTGAGCTCAAGCGCGATCAATGATGCAATGCGACGAAATTACACGCGGTCATTTTCAGCTCTCTTCGACACGAGCGACAAACGTCTCTCCGAATTCGATTCACAGTCGTTCAGCTACGGAAACGTAGTCTTTCGTTACACGGCAAAACCACCGCGCATCGAAGCAAACGGTCAACTCGCCAAATCGGTTGTACTCAAAGTAAGTAATCGACCCGCGCGCGCAGGAAACAAACACTCACGCGCGCATACGCTCTCTCTAGCTCTATACAAACGGTCGGAATACCCAGGCACCGGACATCGAATACTCGTACTATCTATCTCCATCGGTCGTCGCAAAAGACTCTAAATACGAGTGGGCAGTTGTTCCGGGTCCGTGCAGCGTCACATGCGGAACAGGTACATTACTCTTTCGCTAGCTGCGGTTAACAAGAGCTCTCGATCTCAACTCGGTCTCTTTGTTTCTCAGAGGAAGGAGTGCAGTCGTCTGTAGCAGAATGCCGTAAGAAGAGTGACGGAACTAGTGCGGATAAAAAGAACTGCGATTCTTCTACTTCGCCCCCtttgagacgtcgtcgatgtaaCCAGGATTCCGAGAACGTTGTTCCGTGTccggcgccgccgacgttcgACTGGTTTGCCACGCCGTACGGCGAGTGCAGTAAATCGTGCGGAAACGGAGTGAAACAGCGAACCGTCACGTGTCGCAATACCAAAACTCGTCAAGTCGTTGACAATGACGAATGCGATGCTGCGACTAAACTTGAGACGGAGACGAACTGCTCTAATGGCGACTGCCTGGATAAACACAAGCCAGTGTGCAAGTTGCTGCTCAAGTATTCAACGTGCAGGAAGGAGGTTGTGCGCGACTTCTGCCCTGGAAGCTGCGAGTCGGCTTAGTGGTACAAAAGAAACCCCTCCTTtcatatctttttttttcaagtaCAGTATGCATGGCAGTATGTATTCTAATATTATTATATGTAGCTCTGTTTccaataaattattaatgtAACCGAAATGAGTGTTTGATTTGCCTCTCTACGCGCCGAACGGTATCTCATGTGCAATTACATACGTTAGCTACTCGTCTTAGCCGCAATTCGTACTCTAAAGGTTACCTAAGGTCAACTGTAAGCGTCTGTACTCTGTAACTGTCATGGGTAACTCGAGGTACCGGTAGTTTACAATTGGTTTGGGATGTTCAGGGACCCCACTCCAAAAATGCTGTCAAAAACCTTTTCTATGTGTGCACTGTACCTCTAAGACGCATTTTCCGGTCTTCGATTTTCAGCAcggtcgtcgtttcctcgaGACAAGTAGACAAGTTCACAAGCGAAGTGACTGCGATCCCGGATAAACAACGGGTGCAACCACTTGGATCCGGAATTCCTGGGTGGAATCAGATGAGTGCACACTGGCAGGCGGCAACAATACGTCCTTTTTACTTGTGCCGTCATCGGGCCCACTGTGTGCCTTCCACTTGACGAGTACATTCAACTACGAGACGGCAACAGAAATTCGGTACGTTACCCATGATCACTTTTGTTTCATGCTTCACCTTCGCTTGGCGGTACACGCGCGTCCGGGTGCCGGATATGCATGCCTGGCATACCATAGCAACCACGCAATATATACGACCGGAATCGCTGCCACTTGCTCAACAGAATGAAGTCGCTCTGGTTGCTACTAGTAGTGGTCATCGCTTGGAATTCCTGTGTAGAATCAGATGAGTACACAGGTCACGGTGGCAACAATACGTCCTTTTTGCTTGTGCCGTCATCGGGGCCCACTGTGTGCCTTCCACTGGACGAGTACATTCAACTACGAGATGGCAACAGAAATTCGGTCTGTTATGATCACTTTTGTTTTATGTTTCACCTTTGTTTGGCAGACAAACGCACCCCCTCCAACGTCATCTGCCCAGGTAAACATATTTAATAGGAACGTTTTCAAATATAAAATGCTGTCTTAGAGCGGCGTTTCAAGTTCTACGTCGCTACTATTGTATCGTTATATGTCCCCTCTTTGGCTCGAAACGCATGCTAATTTCACGGTAAGACCATCTTCGGTGTCGGCACAAACTTTGGAAGTCAGTGGCACCGGACGAAATGTGATATTTAAAGTAGGCGGTTTTTTGATTACTATGTACGTTTGACTAAGTTTTACTATACTCTGTCAAAGGTCAAATTGTTTGAAGCTGGAGCTCTAGATGACGATAAAGCCTATTCGATTCAgattggctttttctttacGCATCCCCCGGCAGTCTCTCTCGAGCCCCTTCTTCAAATCTGCGACGGAGATTACTGCGCTGGTTTCTGGTACTGGTTTCAAGACCGGGCCGGAGGTTACGGCAGCACTGAGTCAGGTAGCGTATGCAATATTCacgacggcagcgacgaaCTACAGCTACCTCAATCTACGACTCGTCGCTGGAACATTCGCCTTGAAATTCATCCCAATTCTACGTCTGGAATTACGTACGTTAGCACAAGTTCATTGGCGTATGAGTACAGTACAAAATTGAAGCCAAGCCGCGGTCTTCATTTCAGAGTGTGCGGAGATGACCTCTTCACGTATCAGTTTCATCTGTTTGAGGTGGCTGTGCATTTGAACGAATAAGCTCTCTACTGCTGCTATGTCATTTACTCGTATACGTATTCTTTGCTAGTTTGGGGACAGTTGTAGAAAACAGATTATTCTGATCATCCAAAATCAATAGAACAGCTACCAAATTTTGTGCTGTAATTGCAAACTCATGACAGATGAACTGGCTGATGACAGTGTTAGGCATTATCTCTAGCTTCCAGTGATTCTATGCCTGATGCAAAACGTTCAACCCTCATTAGAGCTTCAAAAATAGGGCAATGCTAACCGCGACCTCAACATATTCAaactgcattaattcagacAGCGTACACCGAGCGCACACGCGGCGTGTTCTATAGACGCGCTCTATTCCGGGTTGATCTGTAGAAAGCCGAACGAACATATTGTGAAGCAGATGATGTAAACCTTTGACCCCTAAATGAATGGGCACGCAACATTGTCTGTAAGCTCGGCTTCCGTTATACCCCGAAGAGCTAAACACGGATTTCTCGGTAAAGCACTAAGTGCGTCAGCGTGTAGCAACAATATGGAGTCGACTCATTCCTCGCCAGAATATGAATCGCGGGTTCCACTAGAACATGCGACGAATGGAATAGATCAATGACCCAGCGGATTTGAATGCGTCATAATCTCAAGTATAAACGCGTATAAAACCACAAGCGATGTCTGCAAGGTAATTTCCAGAAAGATCAATTAAGGAATTAAGAAGTCCGCCCCTTATGTACTTGCCCTCTGGCAAACGAACGAAAGCATATATGACCCAAAGAGCAGAGAAGAACAGCATTCGACTCGCAAAAACCTACCGTATATATGCATTCGCTGCCACTAACAACACTCTGTACCCTACTGATTGGAGCCTTGTTCAGTCAAGCTGCAAAGGTTTGTAGTAAAAAACGATCACCCGGCACTCGATCGTCGGGAGATCAATTCTTTTAAAACAGCTGCACAACGAAATGACGACAGATGAGCTAGCTCGACTCCTCGGATCGAGATCTCTTGACGAAAGTAAGAAGGCTTGTGTGATACGCTAGCGGGGCTGGACTGCatggttaattaattgcgaCTTCCTTTAGTTCCAGACTACGACCTTGTGACCCCATTTCAAGTGGACAAACACGGATCGTTTCACAGTAACGATCTATCGACGATTCACTTGCGAACGCGACGCTCCGACTATCATCTCGTCAAAGACGTACCCGCTCATTTCAAAGTGCCGGCGTTCGGCGACGTGCACCACTTGGCCGTCTCGCCTAACAACGAATTGCTGTCGCCGGGCTTTATACTACAAGTCCATCTCGAGAATGGAAAAATCGACACGCACTACGAATATACTCATTCGCAGTACGTCGGCACGGTCCGTGGCGACGAAGACTCTCACGTGGCCATAAGCAATCACGGCGGAAATCTCGTAAGAGCTCTTCACCTTGCGTATACTTACTACTGGTTCTTTTCAGATGGGTGTGATCATCACAGCTAATGTGACCCTGATGCTTCAGCCTCTTCCTGACCATCACTCCACCGGAAGCGAAGCCAATCCTGACAACCACACGCATATTGTTTACAGACGCCAGGCGGACGATGACTTGCCCACACCTCCGTACGAACGAGCGAGAGGAtgcgacgtcaacgaatccATTCCTGCGGAAGATTACAGAGAGGCGAAAAAGTTCGCAAAAACATTGCGAGCAATGCGGCACGGAGAAGATTTACCGCCTGGAGTGAATCTATCTCTTGCGGCGGGTATCAATCAGCagtacgtcgtcgaagccatcgtcgtcggagatAAGGAGCTTCTTCGAAAATGGAATTACAACGTTAACAACGTCAAATATTACATCATCACCTTGATGAATACTGTAAGAAATGCGCCGAAATGTCTTAGCCAAAGCTGACGGATCGTTTTGCTCAGGCATCGAGCATGTACAATAGAGACAAACTCGGCTACGACGTCCGTCTCATTCTCACGCGAATAGCCATCTTTCAGTCTGAAAACGTAAGCCAATCTCAGCAAAGTGACGTAGCAAGAAACCCATTATTTCTACCATACAGGCTCAGCGCGACCAACGTCTGTATATATCGCGAAATTCAAAGACGACGCTTGACAGTTTCTGCGATTGGCAAGCGAGAACTAAACCTGCAGCAAACAGCAGACTTACCTACGATCACGCCTTTCTATTTACGGGGTAAAAATTGTCTAATCAGAAAGCAAAGGCACTATatttaaatttaaattttccTGCAATAGTTACGGATTGTGCTTTGGCCGCAACGAAGACTGCTGGGAACTTGGTGCGTACTTGAACTACGCCATCAAAGGAAGTAGTAGTAATGTAGTGTACTATCTAGGTCGCGCCTGGGTTCAAGGAATGTGCCGAGATAAGTATGCCTGCTCCGTTAACGCCGAAAAAGGCATGCAACTTGGATTCGTTTTTGCTCACGAGCTCGGACACAAGTGCGAACTAAATTTACTGATCTCTATATCTTACAAACCACAATTATAGTCTTGGAATGTCTCATGATGGTGCGAACGGAAGGTGCCGTGCTGAGGACGGCTACGTCATGAAATCGAGCACGGGGCTAGCCCAGCGTATTTACCTTTGGTCGAGTTGCAGCAAGAACTATCTACTCAGCTATCTCAGGTATATTGAACCTGATTCTTAGCGGAAATGTAGAATAAGAATTATTTGTTTATATAGTAAGGGCGATACACAATGTCTTCTCGACAACCCAAagcatttctttttgaagttcGGAAAAGACTACTATCGTCCGCCCGGCAGCATCTACTCCGTCGATCAACAGTGCAAATTCAGTTTTGGTTCGCAAGCTACTTTCTGCCGAAAGGAGACGCGAGATTATGTAAGGCAAACGATGGTCTTAGTTGGCGTGAACTGAGAAACAAATCTGTTGCTTAGAACGTGTGCGATAGACTCTACTGCGATGACAAAGACTGGCCTCGATGTGTAACGACATACACCGGAGCCGCTGACGGAACTCCGTGTGGGTGTGGAGATCAAAGGGTACAGTACAACTAGACGGGTatgctcttcttttctcttactAGAGCGTCTTTATTGTCAAACAGGTGTGCTATGATAGGAGATGCGTAGACAAAAACAGTGCGCCCTTTCCACAATTGCCCGAACCGAGCATGTTCAATCCGAGGCTCCGTTACGATGAtcccgacggcgacggcgttgcaCTACCTCGCGCGCCAAGCCCTCTTAGAACTCGGCGCATTCCCGGGTGCATTAGCAACCCCTGTCGAGCCTCTGTTCACGGTCAGTGGAGCGCTTGGTCGGCTCCGTCAGTGTGCAGCCGATCGTGTGGCGGCGGATTTCAGAGACAGAATCGTTTTTGCAACAGGCCACGGTAGCAACGTAAACACAGCATACAGAAAAGATTTGAGAATTAAATCCTGTCTCTCTTTATTAACAGACCCCAAAACTGCGGTCGGGAATGTTCGGGCGAGTCAACCCGCCACACTGAGTGCAATACGCAGGTATTTACGTGTGGTTAGTCCATTGGTTGCGATAGCGTTTCGGGATTTGCAAAGAAATGCGACCGCTGCGGAGTGAGCGTGGGAAACGAAACCAACTGGGCGCCCATTAGAGGTGTCTATAACATTACGCAGCAGTGGCAAGGTCATAATGCGGTCTTTTCAAAACTCTTATACAGTATACTGTATATGTATACCAAATACGTTTAGGATATCACACGGTGACTACTTTTCCTACTAAGGCCGGAAACATTGTAGTGAAGGGAAGCACATCAGTAACTTTTGGTGAGCTGTACCGCTACATTTTTCTGAAATATTATTACTGGCTGTCATTTTCAGCTCTTTTTGACACGAGCGGCAAAGGTCTCTTCAGATTTTTGCTCAATTCGGAAACGTTCAGCTACGGAAACGTAGTCTTTCGTTACACGGCAAAACCACCGCGCATTCAAGCGATCGGTCAACTCAGCAAATCCGTTGTACTCAAAGTAAGTCATTGCTCCGCGCGTGCAGCAAAGATCCACGAACGCTTTCTCTAGCTCTATACGACCGGTCAGAATGCGCAGACACCAAACATTGAGTATTCGTACTACATACCAGTCATCTCAAAAGACTCTGATTACGCCTGGGCAGTTATTCCGGGTCCGTGCAGCGTCACATGCGGAACAGGTGTGCATTACACTAACGAGCTCTCAAAACTCAACTCGGCCTTTGTTTCCTCAGAGGAAGGAGTGCAGTCGTCTGTAGCAGAATGCCACAAAAAGAGCAACGGAGCTAGTGCGGATAAAAAGAACTGCGCTGCTTCTACTCCGCCCCCagtgagacgtcgtcgatgtaaACACAATCCGGAGAACGTTGTTCCGTGTCCGGCGTTTGACTGGTTTGCAGAATCGTACGGCGAGTGCAGCAAATCGTGCGGATATGGAACAAAACAGCGAACCGTCACGTGTCGCAATAGCCAAACTCGTCAAGTCGTCGACAATGACGAATGCGATGCTACGACTAAACTCGAGACCGAGACGGACTGCTCTGAGGGACCGTGTGTAGATCAACACAAGGAGGTGTGCACGTTGCTGCTCAACTCTTCAACGTGCAGGAATACCGTCGTGCGCCAATTCTGTCGTGGAAGCTGCGAGTCGGCTTAGTGGAGCAAAAACTTCTCTTTCACCCTTTATCTTTATGTAGACAAACTGAGCGCTTGACTTACCTCGCTTCATCCACCACCGACGCAATTGCATCATAAATGCATGTTAGCGCTCAAAATTGTCTGACATAGTGAGTCCGTATAGATAAATGGTGAGTCGGAAATGTTACAATTTGCTTAATTGGGGTGTTCAGGGACCCTACTCCAAAACTGCTCTAAGAAACGTAATCCCATCTGGTAGGAGacgcgtcgtttgaccgttaaaaggtcaaaaaacgcgtctcctTCCCCATAGCAAACGTTTTAAAAACACAAAGTTACGACACTTGATAAAAACCCCACGGAAGCCGCCTGTtggtgctatggaggtttatgCGGTATCAGAGTGCCTTACAGGAGCAGCGGGGCTAATGACTAG from Oscarella lobularis chromosome 1, ooOscLobu1.1, whole genome shotgun sequence includes these protein-coding regions:
- the LOC136195586 gene encoding A disintegrin and metalloproteinase with thrombospondin motifs 18-like, which gives rise to MHLLQLQLCTLLIGVWLCQAAKLHNKMTADELARLLGSRSLDEIPDYDLVSPFQVDEHGSFHSNDLSTIHLRTRRSDYHLVKDVPAHFKVPAFGDVHHLAVSPNNELLSPGFLLQVHLENGKIDTHYEYTHSQYVGTVRGDEDSHVAISNHGGNLMGVIITANMTLMLQPLPDHHSIGSVANPDNHTHIVYRRQANDALTTRPYGRARGCDVNESIPAEDYQEAQRGEYLPGGKLQTLASGLDQQYVVEAIVVGDKELLRKWNYNVNNVKYYIITLMNIASSMYNRDKLGYDVRLVLTRIAIFQSENAQRDQRLYISQNSKTTLESFCDWQARTKPEANSRLAYDHAFLFTGYGLCFGRNEDCWELGRAWVQGMCRDKYACSVNAEKGMQLGFVFAHELGHNLGMSHDGANGRCRAENGYVMKSSTGLAQNIYLWSSCSKNYLLSYL
- the LOC136194217 gene encoding A disintegrin and metalloproteinase with thrombospondin motifs 1-like, with product MFNPRLRYDDPDGTGVTLPETENTPEPRPTPTPGCIRDPSRATVHGQWSGWSAPSVCSRSCGGGFQRQDRFCDRPAPQNCGQECFGDSTRYTMCNTQTCQDKTDDRLQQCQDLGQEYSSNVPKGVVMVPNYEVAEADRCKLSCKSSSDVKYTLIAAEVRDGTTCDRDTNDRCLLGKCVSVGCDNIMGSAKKFDRCGVCGGNGANCAPVKGVYNIKQQWQGYHTVITLPAKARDIVVKGSEATSFALFDTSDKRLSEFDSQSFSYGNVVFRYTAKPPRIEANGQLAKSVVLKLYTNGRNTQAPDIEYSYYLSPSVVAKDSKYEWAVVPGPCSVTCGTEEGVQSSVAECRKKSDGTSADKKNCDSSTSPPLRRRRCNQDSENVVPCPAPPTFDWFATPYGECSKSCGNGVKQRTVTCRNTKTRQVVDNDECDAATKLETETNCSNGDCLDKHKPVCKLLLKYSTCRKEVVRDFCPGSCESA
- the LOC136194243 gene encoding uncharacterized protein, translated to MKSLWLLLVVVIAWNSCVESDEYTGHGGNNTSFLLVPSSGPTVCLPLDEYIQLRDGNRNSTNAPPPTSSAQSGVSSSTSLLLYRYMSPLWLETHANFTVRPSSVSAQTLEVSGTGRNVIFKVKLFEAGALDDDKAYSIQIGFFFTHPPAVSLEPLLQICDGDYCAGFWYWFQDRAGGYGSTESGSVCNIHDGSDELQLPQSTTRRWNIRLEIHPNSTSGITYVSTSSLAYEYSTKLKPSRGLHFRVCGDDLFTYQFHLFEVAVHLNE
- the LOC136195677 gene encoding A disintegrin and metalloproteinase with thrombospondin motifs 18-like; amino-acid sequence: MTQRAEKNSIRLAKTYRIYAFAATNNTLYPTDWSLVQSSCKDELARLLGSRSLDEIPDYDLVTPFQVDKHGSFHSNDLSTIHLRTRRSDYHLVKDVPAHFKVPAFGDVHHLAVSPNNELLSPGFILQVHLENGKIDTHYEYTHSQYVGTVRGDEDSHVAISNHGGNLMGVIITANVTLMLQPLPDHHSTGSEANPDNHTHIVYRRQADDDLPTPPYERARGCDVNESIPAEDYREAKKFAKTLRAMRHGEDLPPGVNLSLAAGINQQYVVEAIVVGDKELLRKWNYNVNNVKYYIITLMNTASSMYNRDKLGYDVRLILTRIAIFQSENAQRDQRLYISRNSKTTLDSFCDWQARTKPAANSRLTYDHAFLFTGYGLCFGRNEDCWELGRAWVQGMCRDKYACSVNAEKGMQLGFVFAHELGHKCELNLLISISYKPQL
- the LOC136194205 gene encoding A disintegrin and metalloproteinase with thrombospondin motifs 18-like encodes the protein MSHDGANGRCRAEDGYVMKSSTGLAQRIYLWSSCSKNYLLSYLSKGDTQCLLDNPKHFFLKFGKDYYRPPGSIYSVDQQCKFSFGSQATFCRKETRDYNVCDRLYCDDKDWPRCVTTYTGAADGTPCGCGDQRVCYDRRCVDKNSAPFPQLPEPSMFNPRLRYDDPDGDGVALPRAPSPLRTRRIPGCISNPCRASVHGQWSAWSAPSVCSRSCGGGFQRQNRFCNRPRPQNCGRECSGESTRHTECNTQKCDRCGVSVGNETNWAPIRGVYNITQQWQGYHTVTTFPTKAGNIVVKGSTSVTFALFDTSGKGLFRFLLNSETFSYGNVVFRYTAKPPRIQAIGQLSKSVVLKLYTTGQNAQTPNIEYSYYIPVISKDSDYAWAVIPGPCSVTCGTEEGVQSSVAECHKKSNGASADKKNCAASTPPPVRRRRCKHNPENVVPCPAFDWFAESYGECSKSCGYGTKQRTVTCRNSQTRQVVDNDECDATTKLETETDCSEGPCVDQHKEVCTLLLNSSTCRNTVVRQFCRGSCESA